The Salvelinus fontinalis isolate EN_2023a chromosome 7, ASM2944872v1, whole genome shotgun sequence genomic sequence CAGAGAGAAGTAGATGAAGAGGAACACCCCCACAGAGCAGACCAGCACCAGGCCCATGTTGAGGATGAGTCTGGTTCTGGGGGTCTCCTGGAGCATCTCCTGCAAAAGCCTCTCTTCCTCCTCGGGTGATCTGGGCCGGGTCTTAGCCTGCTCCTCCTTAAACCCACAGAACCACTCTAGAACCCTCACAcacctccccttctcccctccacaGCAGACCACCCAAGGCTTTTCTTGGTCTACCGCCATTCCGGTGCTTGAAAAGGTCGGGTGCCCGCCATTTTGGAGATTAGATGGAGACTCCATATAGGATAAAGCCTCCACCCCATTGACACCATTATGGAGGTCTTTGGGCGTCTCGTTGTCCATGCAGCCGTTCCCATTGACATGGGTCTTAGTTTGGGGGTTCAGCTTGctcatctcctcctcatctctctctatgtTTAGGGTTGTGTTTCTTTGGCGTAGCCCCCAGAAGGTAGTGGTGCGGACCTGCTCTATGCTCGGTGGAGGGGTGCAGAGGCTAACCACCACAGCCACCAGTACTGAGATCCAGAACAGCCCGGATGCCACGTACATGAAATGGACGTCCTTGACAAAAGACGGCCGCTCGTCCGGCTCGTCGCAGTGGGGCTCTCTGTAGAAGAACGCAAGCATCAGTCTCGTGGCGCCCAACGCGAACCCCACTATGCCACCCCAGAATGCACCAGTCTCGTTGCAGCGCCGCCATAGGACGCCCAGCAGAAATAGGGCAGCGATGGGCGGGGTCAGGTAGTCAGACACTTCCTGGATGTAGTAGAACATCTGGCCTCCCTGCATCTCGATGATGACAGGAACCCAGGCAATGCTGATAACCACCATGAACACCACAAACACACGCCCCACCACCATCAGCTCCCTCGAAGACGCCCGCTCCCGCGCCATTTTGTAAATGTCCAAGGTGAAGATGGTGCTGGCGGAGTTGAAGATGGAGTCCAGGTCACTCATGAGCGCTGCAATCATCACCGCCATCATCAGGCCACGCAGACCCACCGGCATGATGGACATCACCAGGCGGGGGTAGGCTACGTTAGAACACCCAGCCCTGGATCCACACACCTCCATGCAGTGTTCTGGGCTGATACACGCCAGCTCATCTGCAAACAGGATGCGGGAGATCATCCCGGGAATGACGATGATGAACATGGGCAGGATCTTGAGGAAGCCGGCCATCAGTGTGGAGCCTTTAGCGTGGGAGATGCTTCGTGCGGCCAGCACCCGCTGGACGATGACTTGGTCGGCACACCAGTACCAGATGGAGGCCGGGGTCTGGCCCAGGAGGAAGCCCGGCCAGGGGAGGTCCTTGTCCAGCGGGCCCCTTAGGATGCGCAGGGAGTCGGGCTTGGGCTCCACGTGGCAGGAGGGGATGTAGGTGAAGTTGGAGGATGCTAATATCG encodes the following:
- the LOC129859843 gene encoding sodium/myo-inositol cotransporter-like, with the translated sequence MAPTTMEAADIVVVVLYFILVLAIGFFAMMKANRSTVSGYFLAGRSMNWAMIGASLFVSNIGSEHFIGLAGSGAASGFGVAAWEFNALLLLQLLGWVFIPVYIHSGVYTMPEYLAKRFGGRRLKVYFAALSLLLYIFTKLSVDLYSGALFIQESLGWNLYLSIILLITVTALLTVTGGLVAVIYTDTLQAFLMIGGALCLTAISLVKVGGLEGVRTKYMEARPNITAILASSNFTYIPSCHVEPKPDSLRILRGPLDKDLPWPGFLLGQTPASIWYWCADQVIVQRVLAARSISHAKGSTLMAGFLKILPMFIIVIPGMISRILFADELACISPEHCMEVCGSRAGCSNVAYPRLVMSIMPVGLRGLMMAVMIAALMSDLDSIFNSASTIFTLDIYKMARERASSRELMVVGRVFVVFMVVISIAWVPVIIEMQGGQMFYYIQEVSDYLTPPIAALFLLGVLWRRCNETGAFWGGIVGFALGATRLMLAFFYREPHCDEPDERPSFVKDVHFMYVASGLFWISVLVAVVVSLCTPPPSIEQVRTTTFWGLRQRNTTLNIERDEEEMSKLNPQTKTHVNGNGCMDNETPKDLHNGVNGVEALSYMESPSNLQNGGHPTFSSTGMAVDQEKPWVVCCGGEKGRCVRVLEWFCGFKEEQAKTRPRSPEEEERLLQEMLQETPRTRLILNMGLVLVCSVGVFLFIYFSL